A part of Oscillospiraceae bacterium genomic DNA contains:
- a CDS encoding WYL domain-containing protein, translating to MSDLVKMKRTDLYEKMWKKPIADISKEFSISYRSLVTACDTYNIPRPSKSYWSFKNGQREAKIPLPAGEDKIITFFKVRPRNKPHTSRLTPRANTVCILRILELKTDINHGLSTNEIIDAVYRAYGMTIERRTVYPAIRILQDLGYNIVSEDYKYKLLLSNRDMLQDRMFDADEVQALLDSIKLNPLLPVDEERSLYYKTKRLMPKYNCATLHNVVSEVNKKELPAVFYGNINEINIAMFSNKKIAFDYMKYDSNGKPVKMYDNTFTLSPVRYHTREFTSYLICAGDDKKLYKFRVDRMYNLEALENTRIDIHNLNSIPLNMDVSEHNERKRKFSMTCDSSFATEVVDYFGPNAKLRDNADGTFTVVHTANQNRVLTFAYNNPDKCEIIEPLELREAVINKLKNNKYGV from the coding sequence ATGTCAGATTTAGTAAAAATGAAAAGAACTGATTTGTATGAAAAAATGTGGAAAAAGCCGATTGCCGACATTTCGAAAGAATTTTCAATATCCTACAGAAGTCTGGTAACTGCTTGCGACACATATAATATTCCGCGTCCGAGCAAAAGTTACTGGTCGTTTAAAAATGGACAAAGAGAGGCTAAGATCCCACTTCCTGCCGGAGAGGACAAAATTATTACTTTCTTCAAAGTAAGACCTCGCAACAAGCCTCATACATCACGTTTAACACCAAGAGCCAATACTGTGTGTATTTTAAGAATTTTAGAATTAAAAACCGATATAAATCACGGGTTATCTACAAATGAGATAATCGATGCTGTCTACAGAGCTTACGGAATGACAATCGAGAGAAGAACCGTATATCCTGCAATAAGAATTTTACAGGACCTTGGATATAACATTGTTTCAGAAGATTACAAGTACAAATTATTGCTCTCAAACAGAGATATGCTTCAGGACAGGATGTTTGACGCTGACGAAGTACAAGCTTTACTAGATTCGATAAAACTAAATCCACTTCTCCCTGTAGATGAAGAACGTTCTCTATACTATAAAACAAAGCGACTTATGCCAAAGTATAACTGTGCAACGCTGCATAATGTTGTGTCAGAAGTCAACAAGAAAGAATTACCGGCAGTTTTCTACGGAAATATAAATGAAATTAACATTGCAATGTTTAGCAATAAAAAAATCGCATTTGATTACATGAAATACGATTCAAACGGAAAACCAGTAAAAATGTATGATAACACATTTACTCTTTCTCCTGTAAGATATCATACACGTGAGTTTACCTCGTATCTAATATGTGCTGGCGATGACAAGAAATTATACAAATTCAGAGTTGACAGAATGTATAATCTTGAAGCACTCGAAAACACACGAATTGATATTCATAACCTTAATTCAATTCCGCTTAATATGGATGTTTCAGAACATAACGAAAGAAAACGCAAATTTAGTATGACTTGCGACTCTTCTTTCGCAACCGAGGTAGTTGACTACTTCGGTCCCAACGCAAAGCTTCGCGACAACGCTGATGGTACATTTACGGTTGTTCACACAGCTAATCAAAACAGAGTTCTTACATTCGCTTATAACAACCCTGATAAATGTGAAATTATTGAACCTCTTGAATTAAGAGAGGCAGTAATCAATAAACTTAAAAATAATAAATACGGAGTGTAA
- a CDS encoding leucine-rich repeat domain-containing protein, which translates to MNSQNDFVIENGVLIKYKGSTSNVFIPDNVKIIGDCAFMGCEYLASVVLPEGVISIGNYAFEKCEKLESVHLPNSILKIDAIAFSGCRNLTSINFPCGMKCIGRWAFNGCENLADIDIPESIECIKEGAFQGCKRLADENGWVIIRDCLYGYFGPEEFAVIPNNVTDISDGSFKNCHNITSVVIPDGVTNIGDSAFEGCENLTNIVIPNSVKNIGMGAFADCKSIDNVVIPDGIITIGQMTFLNCENLTNIVIPNSVNTIDDLVFSNCKKLESVNIPDSVKLLGFGAFENCEKLADSEGWLIIKKCLFGYFGEKNDIIIPGNVAEIGFRSFCDNENIRSIVIPYGVTTIWEYAFDGCKNLESIYIPDSVEEIYCGNAECDKLVVYGNTGSYAEQYAKEKNIPFVVYQ; encoded by the coding sequence ATGAATAGTCAAAATGATTTTGTTATTGAAAATGGTGTTTTAATAAAATACAAAGGCAGTACAAGCAATGTATTTATACCGGATAATGTGAAAATAATTGGTGACTGTGCATTTATGGGGTGCGAGTACCTTGCGAGTGTTGTGCTTCCTGAAGGTGTTATAAGTATTGGAAATTATGCGTTTGAAAAATGTGAAAAGCTTGAAAGCGTACACCTTCCTAATAGTATATTGAAAATTGATGCCATTGCATTTTCAGGTTGCAGAAATCTTACAAGTATCAATTTTCCTTGCGGAATGAAGTGTATTGGTCGTTGGGCATTTAATGGTTGCGAAAATCTTGCTGATATAGATATTCCTGAGAGCATTGAGTGTATTAAAGAAGGCGCATTTCAAGGCTGTAAAAGACTCGCTGATGAAAATGGCTGGGTAATTATCAGGGATTGTTTATATGGATATTTTGGCCCGGAAGAATTTGCAGTTATTCCCAATAATGTGACAGATATAAGCGATGGCTCATTTAAGAATTGTCATAACATTACAAGTGTTGTAATACCTGATGGCGTAACCAATATCGGCGATTCGGCTTTTGAGGGGTGCGAGAATCTCACAAATATAGTCATTCCCAATAGTGTAAAGAATATAGGTATGGGTGCGTTTGCTGATTGTAAAAGTATTGACAATGTTGTAATCCCAGACGGTATAATAACCATTGGACAGATGACTTTTTTAAATTGTGAAAATCTGACGAACATAGTTATCCCCAATAGTGTGAACACCATTGATGATCTTGTTTTTTCTAATTGTAAAAAACTCGAAAGTGTAAATATTCCAGATAGTGTAAAGTTACTTGGTTTCGGTGCATTCGAGAATTGTGAAAAATTAGCAGATAGTGAAGGCTGGTTAATTATAAAAAAATGCTTGTTTGGTTATTTTGGTGAAAAAAATGATATTATCATCCCTGGCAATGTAGCTGAAATAGGTTTTAGATCATTTTGCGACAATGAAAATATCAGAAGTATTGTGATTCCATATGGAGTAACAACTATATGGGAGTACGCATTTGATGGCTGCAAAAACCTCGAAAGCATCTATATTCCTGATAGTGTAGAAGAAATATATTGTGGAAATGCTGAATGCGATAAACTAGTTGTATACGGGAATACAGGAAGCTATGCAGAACAATATGCAAAAGAAAAGAATATTCCATTTGTTGTGTATCAATAA